A single region of the Chryseobacterium culicis genome encodes:
- a CDS encoding MATE family efflux transporter, producing MTKYIQFLKKAFSGEETDFTKVNIRSAVLLLAIPMMLEMAMESVFALVDLYFVGHLKESGFAIQTVGLTESVLSVMYSIAIGMSMAATALVARRIGEKNPEQASRSAAQVLLVSFAITFVLSLLGVIYAEEILILMGSKPEAAAYGKNFTRIMMGSSTIIMLLFLINGIFRGAGNAMIAMKSLWIANIANIILCPILIKGLGPVPALGLTGAALATTIGRSIGVMYQLYHLLVADTQIRIKIPYFKPNYELIQSIIKIATPGIFQFVIASCSWIFLAELVATTGGENASAGYQTALRLMMFFMLPAWGLSNAASTLVGQNMGANEMLRAEQSVMKTVKYNVIFMLVVSLIFLFMGNFLVGFFTQEMAIKDFAKNALQIMSTGFIFYGIGMVMINAFNGAGDTWTPTWVNLFGFWLFQIPLAYFLSKYFDMGPKGVFISIPAAETLITIVAFILFKKGKWKTIKV from the coding sequence ATGACAAAATATATTCAGTTTTTGAAAAAAGCATTCAGTGGCGAAGAAACAGATTTTACAAAAGTGAATATCAGAAGTGCTGTACTGCTTTTAGCGATTCCCATGATGTTGGAGATGGCTATGGAATCTGTATTTGCTCTTGTTGATCTCTATTTTGTTGGTCACCTGAAAGAAAGTGGTTTTGCCATTCAGACGGTAGGCCTTACCGAATCTGTACTTTCCGTGATGTATTCTATTGCGATCGGTATGAGTATGGCGGCAACCGCTTTAGTGGCAAGAAGAATTGGGGAGAAAAACCCAGAACAGGCTTCCAGAAGTGCAGCACAGGTATTGCTCGTTTCCTTTGCTATTACTTTTGTTTTAAGCCTACTTGGAGTGATCTATGCTGAAGAAATTTTGATTCTGATGGGCTCAAAACCTGAAGCGGCAGCTTACGGAAAGAATTTCACCAGAATTATGATGGGAAGCAGTACCATTATTATGCTTTTATTTTTAATCAATGGTATTTTCAGAGGAGCAGGAAATGCGATGATTGCGATGAAAAGTTTATGGATAGCCAATATTGCCAATATTATTCTCTGTCCGATTCTGATAAAAGGCTTAGGGCCAGTTCCGGCTCTGGGATTAACAGGCGCTGCTTTGGCCACAACGATAGGCCGTAGCATAGGAGTGATGTATCAGTTGTATCATCTTTTAGTAGCAGATACGCAGATTCGTATAAAGATTCCTTATTTTAAACCGAATTATGAACTCATCCAATCCATCATAAAAATAGCAACTCCCGGAATTTTTCAGTTTGTCATTGCATCGTGCAGCTGGATTTTCCTTGCAGAACTCGTAGCGACAACAGGCGGTGAGAATGCATCAGCAGGTTATCAGACCGCTTTAAGACTTATGATGTTTTTTATGCTTCCTGCATGGGGACTGAGTAATGCCGCATCTACGCTGGTAGGACAAAATATGGGAGCTAATGAAATGCTGAGAGCAGAACAGTCTGTGATGAAAACCGTGAAATATAATGTCATCTTTATGCTGGTGGTAAGTCTGATCTTCCTTTTTATGGGGAATTTTTTAGTGGGCTTTTTCACGCAGGAAATGGCCATTAAAGATTTTGCTAAAAATGCTCTTCAGATTATGAGCACTGGATTTATCTTTTATGGAATCGGTATGGTAATGATCAATGCATTCAATGGGGCAGGAGATACCTGGACTCCTACATGGGTTAATCTTTTTGGATTCTGGCTGTTTCAGATTCCTTTAGCCTATTTTTTATCCAAATATTTTGACATGGGGCCGAAAGGTGTTTTTATTTCAATTCCGGCGGCAGAAACTTTAATCA
- a CDS encoding helix-turn-helix domain-containing protein: protein MPIIINIDVMLAKRKMQSQELAEKIGITQANLSILKNGKAKALKISTLEAICTALDCQPGDILEFKP from the coding sequence ATGCCGATCATTATCAACATTGATGTAATGCTTGCCAAACGGAAAATGCAGTCCCAGGAATTGGCCGAGAAAATAGGAATTACCCAAGCAAATCTCTCCATTTTAAAAAACGGAAAAGCCAAGGCTTTAAAAATTTCCACCTTAGAAGCAATCTGTACTGCACTGGATTGCCAACCCGGAGATATCTTAGAATTTAAACCATAA
- a CDS encoding ankyrin repeat domain-containing protein, which yields MQLHQTLKTIILALGMLSVTSVTAQELTNEHKQMLKYDNTAYFAGLINKENINACYQIENNAYTLLALAIKMNSKEIFQKLIDEKADLNKICDGKTPLMFAAKYGNTELAKKLLTNGAKKDMKTSAGYIALDYARKYEKPEMIKLLE from the coding sequence ATGCAATTACACCAAACCCTTAAAACAATCATTCTAGCATTAGGAATGTTATCCGTGACCTCTGTAACCGCTCAGGAATTAACAAATGAGCATAAGCAAATGCTAAAATATGACAACACTGCCTACTTTGCAGGTTTGATCAATAAGGAAAACATCAATGCGTGTTATCAAATCGAAAATAACGCTTATACTTTATTAGCGCTGGCCATTAAAATGAACAGCAAGGAGATATTCCAAAAACTGATTGATGAAAAAGCTGATCTAAACAAAATCTGTGATGGAAAAACACCATTAATGTTTGCGGCAAAATATGGCAATACAGAGTTAGCAAAAAAACTTCTGACCAACGGAGCAAAAAAAGACATGAAAACCTCAGCAGGCTACATTGCTTTAGATTATGCCCGAAAGTATGAAAAACCTGAAATGATTAAGCTTTTAGAATAA
- a CDS encoding ankyrin repeat domain-containing protein: MKKIISTTFLFGMLLSGSMLSAQKMTQEKMKAIYSDDIATFKKQFAPGDYNKCFLVGDILYSPLGFSVMSDRKNIINFLLDNKANVNKKCQNKTPLEVADETKGTEEIKRILIAKGGNRN; this comes from the coding sequence ATGAAAAAAATAATCTCTACTACCTTTCTATTTGGAATGTTACTGTCTGGCAGTATGTTATCTGCTCAGAAAATGACTCAGGAAAAGATGAAAGCCATTTATTCTGATGATATAGCAACATTTAAAAAACAGTTTGCCCCGGGAGATTACAACAAATGCTTCCTTGTTGGAGATATACTTTATTCACCTCTTGGTTTCAGTGTTATGTCTGATAGAAAGAATATTATCAACTTCCTTTTGGACAACAAAGCCAACGTTAACAAAAAATGTCAAAACAAAACACCTCTTGAAGTAGCTGATGAAACAAAAGGTACTGAAGAAATAAAGAGAATTCTGATCGCAAAAGGTGGTAATAGAAATTAA
- a CDS encoding M12 family metallopeptidase, producing MKSKLLLLSGCLVLALNSCRSDIENAQADSMDQTTTKLDNAKIHKFLINGNYTYVNEVNGEYFYADDITISPEQFDKLKMQANSEMSTVEKSTIVSSFIKTWPNATVYYTLPSQGSLSTQNYNTFLTNINKAFDMISSQTSVQFVERTNQTEYITFTYTTSNSSPLGWQKNRVNGIKIYNITYPAIIAHEIMHSMGIMHEQCRPDRDQYIIVDVNKAVEGSRHNFNLYNDYAGHGAFDFGSVMMYQSTDFAIDASQPVMTKLDGSTFTKQRTGLSAGDYAGINHLYGPVNASSAINGTYTMTTALASDKNLDISGSSTTDGTSIILYSASTGNNQRFTFTKSDHGYYIIKSILDPAKVLTVKSNGTTNGTAVELRTNSNADSQKWLLFNLGNNGFGFAPKNAPALRLEVKNGLTTNLTPIVIGTTDQTVQPSTKQRFVLTKVN from the coding sequence ATGAAAAGCAAACTATTACTATTATCAGGATGCCTTGTTTTGGCACTGAATTCATGTAGGTCGGATATTGAAAATGCACAGGCAGATTCAATGGATCAAACAACGACAAAGCTAGACAATGCAAAGATTCACAAATTCTTAATTAACGGAAATTACACGTATGTCAATGAAGTAAACGGTGAATATTTTTACGCCGATGACATTACGATTAGCCCTGAGCAGTTTGACAAATTAAAGATGCAGGCCAATTCTGAAATGTCAACCGTTGAGAAAAGTACCATTGTAAGTTCCTTTATTAAGACATGGCCGAATGCAACAGTTTATTATACATTACCCAGTCAAGGAAGTCTGAGTACTCAGAATTACAATACCTTCCTTACCAATATCAACAAAGCGTTTGATATGATTTCTTCTCAAACCAGTGTTCAGTTTGTTGAACGTACCAATCAAACAGAATATATCACTTTTACTTATACAACCTCCAATAGCTCTCCCCTTGGATGGCAAAAAAACAGGGTTAATGGTATTAAAATTTATAATATTACTTATCCCGCAATTATTGCTCATGAAATAATGCATTCTATGGGAATCATGCATGAGCAGTGCCGTCCAGACAGAGATCAGTATATTATTGTAGATGTTAACAAAGCTGTAGAAGGAAGCCGTCATAACTTCAATCTTTATAATGATTATGCGGGACATGGGGCTTTTGATTTCGGATCAGTCATGATGTATCAGTCTACAGACTTTGCTATAGACGCAAGCCAGCCTGTAATGACTAAGCTGGACGGATCTACATTTACCAAGCAAAGGACAGGATTATCTGCTGGTGACTATGCCGGAATAAACCATTTGTATGGACCTGTTAATGCCTCTTCTGCAATCAACGGAACCTATACAATGACAACGGCTTTAGCGAGTGATAAAAATTTAGATATTTCCGGAAGTTCCACTACAGACGGCACCAGTATAATTCTGTATTCAGCTTCTACAGGGAATAACCAGAGATTTACTTTCACCAAATCAGATCATGGGTATTATATCATCAAATCTATATTGGATCCTGCAAAAGTATTAACCGTAAAAAGTAACGGAACAACAAATGGAACTGCTGTTGAATTAAGAACCAATTCTAATGCGGATTCTCAGAAATGGTTATTATTCAATCTGGGAAATAATGGTTTTGGATTCGCTCCTAAGAATGCGCCAGCATTGAGATTAGAGGTAAAGAATGGTTTAACCACTAATCTTACTCCTATTGTAATCGGTACTACGGATCAAACGGTTCAGCCTTCTACAAAGCAACGTTTTGTACTTACAAAAGTTAACTAA
- a CDS encoding adenylosuccinate synthase yields the protein MDIVLGLQWGDEGKGKFIDLISENYDITARFNGGSNAGHSIERNGRRITLKMIPSGIFMKGVQNVIGTGTVLDPVSFKKEIINLQTFDETVQPENNIVISLKAHFVLPTHKLLDIFMEESSDYTTIGTTKNGIAQAYSNKILRQNVRIGDMFAPDFESRVKHILARDYKMLAEGNIELPSLEDISNEFFEAVDFLKRFKCTETEIYLNNALTEGKTILAEGSQAAMLDIDHGTYPYVTSSSTTASGASSGLGVSPKKIGEIFGIAKAYCTRVGNGVFPTELFDELGEEIRTKGNEFGSNTGRPRRTGWLDLPALKYAVMINGVTQLVLTKADVLSGLKTVAVCTHYELEDGKTVAASGILPENGKPVLKWMNGWNADFSTMKSPSELPKELIEFLSFLEAELGIPVAYLSTGPGRNEMLNLTSK from the coding sequence ATGGATATTGTATTAGGATTACAATGGGGTGATGAAGGAAAAGGAAAGTTTATTGATCTTATCAGTGAAAATTATGACATTACAGCGCGTTTTAACGGCGGATCTAACGCTGGGCACAGCATAGAAAGAAATGGCCGCAGAATTACGCTTAAAATGATCCCTTCGGGAATCTTTATGAAAGGAGTGCAGAACGTTATCGGTACGGGAACTGTTCTGGATCCGGTGAGTTTTAAAAAAGAGATTATAAACCTGCAGACATTTGATGAGACAGTTCAGCCGGAAAATAATATCGTTATTTCATTAAAAGCTCACTTTGTACTTCCTACCCATAAGCTTCTGGATATTTTTATGGAGGAGAGTTCTGATTATACTACCATTGGAACAACTAAAAATGGGATTGCTCAGGCCTATTCAAATAAAATTTTAAGACAGAATGTAAGAATAGGAGATATGTTTGCACCGGACTTTGAAAGCAGGGTAAAACATATTTTAGCAAGAGATTACAAAATGCTTGCTGAGGGAAATATAGAGTTACCTTCTTTAGAAGATATCAGTAATGAGTTTTTTGAAGCAGTCGATTTTCTGAAGAGATTTAAGTGTACAGAAACCGAAATATATTTAAACAATGCTTTGACTGAAGGAAAGACAATATTGGCTGAAGGATCTCAGGCAGCCATGCTTGATATTGATCACGGAACCTATCCTTATGTAACTTCTTCTTCCACAACAGCTTCAGGAGCGAGCAGTGGGTTAGGTGTTTCACCGAAAAAGATCGGTGAAATATTTGGAATAGCAAAAGCATACTGTACGAGAGTAGGGAACGGAGTATTTCCAACAGAGTTGTTTGATGAATTAGGAGAAGAGATCCGAACTAAAGGGAATGAGTTTGGTTCCAATACAGGACGTCCGAGAAGAACAGGCTGGCTGGATTTACCTGCTTTAAAATATGCGGTAATGATCAACGGAGTCACGCAGCTGGTTCTGACGAAGGCAGATGTTTTAAGCGGATTGAAAACTGTAGCTGTTTGTACCCATTATGAACTGGAAGATGGAAAAACAGTAGCGGCTTCAGGAATACTTCCGGAAAACGGAAAACCTGTACTGAAATGGATGAACGGCTGGAATGCTGATTTTTCTACAATGAAAAGCCCTTCAGAGTTACCAAAGGAGTTAATTGAATTTTTATCATTTTTGGAGGCTGAATTGGGGATTCCGGTGGCTTATCTTTCAACAGGTCCGGGAAGAAATGAAATGTTAAATTTAACCAGTAAATAA
- a CDS encoding Crp/Fnr family transcriptional regulator: protein MEELFNYIKKFGSLNPQDELLIAEGIQEVTVKKGEPFVEAGKVSQRIAFVKKGVFRSLYYNKQGDDFTRYFIYEGRFIGDFQGFTDQLPAHEDIEAITDAVLLVMDLQYFKILEQKIAVWPVLFARIHAFVVENKLKVASIMLNQDAKSRYIHFLNHYPGLANRVPQSMLASYLGVTPSSLSRIRRNIV from the coding sequence ATGGAAGAACTTTTTAATTATATCAAAAAATTCGGGTCACTGAATCCTCAGGATGAGCTTTTGATTGCTGAAGGCATTCAGGAAGTCACTGTAAAAAAAGGAGAACCTTTTGTAGAAGCAGGAAAGGTGAGCCAAAGAATTGCTTTTGTGAAAAAAGGAGTATTTCGGTCTTTGTATTATAATAAACAGGGTGATGATTTTACCAGGTATTTCATCTATGAAGGAAGATTTATCGGAGATTTTCAGGGCTTTACAGATCAGCTGCCCGCGCATGAAGATATTGAAGCGATTACTGATGCTGTACTTTTGGTGATGGATCTTCAGTATTTTAAAATCCTGGAACAGAAAATTGCAGTGTGGCCGGTTTTATTTGCCAGAATTCATGCCTTTGTGGTGGAGAACAAGTTAAAGGTGGCCAGTATCATGCTGAATCAGGATGCTAAATCACGGTACATTCATTTTTTAAACCATTATCCCGGTCTTGCCAATAGGGTTCCACAGTCTATGCTCGCTTCCTATCTTGGGGTTACTCCTTCTTCATTAAGCCGGATCAGAAGAAATATAGTCTAG
- a CDS encoding Ku protein, translating to MKAIWNGAIGFGLVNIPVKIYSATETTKLDLDMLDKSDFSNIRFKRVNENTGKEVKWENIVKGYLMDEKYIVLDEEDYEAASPEKSKILSIDQFVKEVEVDSVYFENPYYLEPQKNGENAYRLLLKALEKTAMVGIGTFVLRETEAIGMIRPYKDDILVLNRLRFDQEIRDYKDLKIPAQKAPKPAELKMAVNLIEQLSQEFDPAMYKDTYSDELMKIIKQKAKGKNIKAKKAQPAKEGKVIDLMAQLKASLNSPKSKSAS from the coding sequence ATGAAAGCAATTTGGAATGGCGCCATTGGCTTCGGTTTAGTCAACATTCCCGTTAAAATTTATTCGGCAACGGAAACCACAAAATTGGATCTCGATATGCTCGACAAATCTGATTTTTCCAATATACGGTTTAAAAGAGTAAATGAAAATACAGGAAAAGAAGTTAAATGGGAAAACATCGTCAAAGGTTATCTCATGGACGAAAAATATATCGTTCTTGATGAGGAAGATTACGAAGCAGCAAGCCCTGAAAAGTCAAAAATACTCTCTATTGACCAGTTTGTAAAGGAAGTGGAAGTAGACAGTGTGTATTTTGAAAATCCTTATTATCTGGAACCCCAGAAAAATGGAGAAAATGCCTACAGACTTTTACTGAAGGCTCTTGAAAAAACAGCTATGGTGGGAATCGGAACATTTGTACTCCGTGAAACGGAAGCTATTGGAATGATCCGTCCGTACAAAGATGATATCCTCGTTCTCAACCGTTTGAGATTTGATCAGGAGATAAGAGATTATAAAGATTTAAAAATCCCTGCTCAAAAAGCTCCCAAGCCTGCAGAACTTAAAATGGCAGTTAATCTTATTGAGCAGCTTTCTCAGGAATTTGATCCTGCGATGTACAAAGACACCTATTCTGATGAACTGATGAAGATCATTAAGCAGAAAGCAAAAGGCAAAAATATAAAAGCTAAAAAAGCACAGCCTGCAAAAGAAGGTAAAGTGATTGACCTGATGGCGCAGTTAAAAGCAAGTCTTAACAGCCCCAAATCCAAATCCGCATCATAA
- a CDS encoding DNA polymerase ligase N-terminal domain-containing protein translates to MALKDYNSKRKFDETSEPKGKTKKSKDKLIFVIQRHAASRLHYDFRLEMEGVLKSWAVPKGPSLDPKDKRLAMMVEDHPYDYKDFEGNIPEGNYGAGQVEVWDSGTYEPLEENSKLTDEKELLKELHAGSLKFILHGKKLKGEFALVKMKNTEDHSWLLIKHKDEFAEAHYDAEENTSPKSLVTKFLEEKKSLKIKEKKKS, encoded by the coding sequence ATGGCTCTTAAAGATTATAATAGTAAAAGGAAGTTCGATGAAACCAGCGAACCAAAAGGAAAAACCAAGAAAAGTAAAGACAAACTTATTTTTGTGATTCAGAGACACGCTGCTTCCAGACTTCATTATGACTTCCGGCTTGAAATGGAAGGTGTACTGAAAAGCTGGGCAGTTCCAAAAGGTCCGTCTTTAGATCCAAAAGACAAACGTCTGGCCATGATGGTAGAAGATCATCCTTACGATTATAAAGATTTTGAAGGAAATATTCCTGAAGGAAATTACGGCGCCGGACAGGTGGAAGTATGGGACAGCGGAACTTATGAACCTCTGGAAGAAAATTCTAAACTTACAGATGAAAAAGAACTTCTGAAGGAATTACATGCAGGTTCTTTAAAATTTATTTTACATGGCAAAAAATTAAAAGGTGAATTTGCTTTGGTTAAAATGAAAAATACAGAGGATCATTCATGGCTGCTCATCAAACATAAAGATGAATTTGCAGAAGCCCATTATGATGCTGAAGAAAACACCTCTCCAAAATCTCTGGTTACAAAATTTTTAGAGGAAAAAAAAAGCCTAAAAATAAAAGAAAAAAAGAAGTCATAA
- the ligD gene encoding DNA ligase D — MLAKLSEEAFNDKGWIFEIKWDGYRAIADLSKDTPLLYSRNGISFLSKFEKIASELEKQKYHMILDGEVVAYNEQGKPNFQLLQQIGDNPNAAIVYQVFDLLWLNGHSTEDLPLIQRKELLKEALTETDSIKYCDHIPEKGIEFFAQMKKMQLEGMIAKRADSSYSENHRTDDWLKIKFSNTDEVIICGFTEPRGTRESFGALILGKYINGNLTYCGHTGTGFNNNSLKELYKRFQKLIVKSSPFETVPKTNMPVTWIKPELVCEIKYSEITRDGIFRHPVFMTIREDKSPEDLKESSFTEKPKEMKSKTASKKTEVTEKEKEITLDKHLVKLTNQDKVYFPEENITKGDVIDYYQSIARYILPYLKNRPLSLNRFPNGIEKQSFYQKDAGDHIPEWIKTTQVYSESNDKYIDYIYCNDKATLAYLNNLGCIDLNPWNSSLPDLEHPDYLALDLDPSSKNTFDEVIETALQVNEVLKSIKIKGYCKTSGSTGIHIYIPMGGKYDFDQVKDFAHILMKQVNDKLPKITTLERSLQKRDNKKIYLDYLQNRTGQTLASAYSLRPKQGASVSMPLDWDELKFGLKPTDFTITNALERIKEKGDLFKPVLGKGIDMIKALELLQNID; from the coding sequence ATGCTGGCTAAGCTTTCAGAGGAAGCATTCAATGATAAAGGCTGGATCTTTGAAATAAAATGGGACGGCTACAGAGCTATTGCAGACCTCAGTAAAGATACTCCACTCCTCTATTCCCGAAACGGGATTTCATTTTTATCTAAATTCGAAAAAATAGCATCGGAGCTTGAAAAACAGAAATATCATATGATTCTGGATGGCGAAGTTGTAGCCTATAACGAACAAGGAAAGCCTAATTTCCAGCTTTTGCAACAAATTGGAGATAATCCCAATGCGGCTATTGTTTATCAGGTTTTTGATCTTCTTTGGCTTAATGGCCATTCTACAGAAGATCTTCCTCTTATTCAGCGGAAAGAACTCTTAAAGGAAGCTCTGACAGAAACTGACAGTATTAAATATTGTGATCATATTCCGGAAAAGGGTATTGAATTTTTTGCTCAGATGAAAAAAATGCAGCTGGAAGGTATGATTGCGAAACGAGCAGATAGCTCCTACAGTGAAAACCACAGAACCGATGACTGGCTTAAAATAAAATTCTCCAATACTGATGAGGTTATTATTTGTGGGTTTACTGAGCCCAGAGGCACACGGGAAAGTTTCGGAGCATTGATTTTAGGAAAATATATCAATGGTAACCTTACTTACTGTGGCCATACAGGTACAGGATTTAATAATAATTCTCTGAAAGAGCTCTATAAAAGGTTTCAGAAATTAATTGTAAAATCTTCACCTTTCGAAACAGTTCCCAAAACCAATATGCCGGTGACATGGATAAAACCTGAACTGGTTTGTGAAATAAAATATTCTGAAATTACCCGGGACGGAATCTTCAGACATCCAGTTTTCATGACAATCAGAGAAGATAAAAGTCCGGAAGACCTTAAAGAATCATCCTTCACCGAAAAACCTAAAGAAATGAAATCAAAAACTGCATCAAAAAAAACGGAGGTTACTGAGAAAGAAAAAGAGATCACTTTAGATAAGCATCTTGTAAAACTTACGAATCAGGATAAAGTTTATTTTCCTGAAGAAAATATTACGAAAGGAGATGTCATAGACTATTATCAATCTATAGCACGTTATATTCTGCCTTATTTAAAAAACCGCCCCCTTTCTCTCAATCGATTTCCCAATGGAATTGAAAAACAGAGTTTTTATCAGAAAGATGCAGGAGATCATATTCCTGAATGGATAAAAACCACACAGGTATATTCTGAATCGAATGATAAATACATTGATTATATTTATTGTAATGACAAAGCAACATTAGCATATCTGAATAATTTAGGCTGTATTGACCTCAATCCATGGAATAGTTCTTTACCGGATCTTGAGCATCCGGATTATCTGGCTTTAGATCTTGACCCTTCTTCAAAGAATACGTTTGATGAAGTAATCGAAACGGCTCTTCAGGTGAATGAAGTTTTAAAATCAATTAAAATAAAAGGTTACTGCAAAACTTCAGGGAGTACGGGAATTCACATTTATATTCCGATGGGTGGCAAATATGATTTTGACCAGGTAAAAGATTTTGCTCATATCCTCATGAAACAGGTGAATGATAAGCTCCCTAAGATTACGACTTTGGAAAGGAGTCTCCAAAAAAGGGACAATAAAAAAATTTATCTTGATTATCTGCAAAACAGAACGGGCCAGACTCTGGCAAGTGCTTACAGTCTTAGGCCTAAACAAGGTGCCTCCGTTTCTATGCCTTTGGATTGGGATGAATTAAAGTTTGGGCTGAAACCAACAGATTTTACTATTACCAATGCACTTGAAAGAATTAAAGAGAAAGGAGACCTGTTCAAACCTGTTCTGGGTAAGGGAATTGATATGATAAAGGCTTTGGAACTGCTGCAGAATATTGATTAA
- a CDS encoding mechanosensitive ion channel family protein, protein MDDLELNNIQQHWDTLISSAISWAPRIFTAIISALLIYLIGSWMIRMIKKLVEKAFKKRNMEASLQHFLLNIINWGLNILLFIVVVTQLGVQTSAFVAMIGAAGLAVGLALQGSLTNFAGGILILLLKPFKIGDFISTNSGVSGTVDAIDIFHTKLITPQNQLIVIPNGVVSNNSITNFTQLGTRRTSLDIGVAYDADLRQTKDVLMNVIKSNQYALETPAPQVVVTQLGDSAVNLSIRVSASTENFWTMNEELIIGCKEALDKAGIGIPFPQRDIHVYNQ, encoded by the coding sequence ATGGACGATTTAGAATTGAACAACATTCAACAACACTGGGACACCTTAATTTCTTCAGCAATTTCATGGGCACCGAGAATTTTTACTGCAATTATTTCTGCATTATTAATTTATCTTATCGGGTCATGGATGATCAGAATGATTAAGAAACTGGTGGAGAAAGCTTTCAAAAAAAGAAATATGGAAGCTTCTCTACAGCATTTTCTTTTAAATATTATCAACTGGGGGCTTAATATTCTGTTGTTTATTGTTGTGGTGACACAGCTGGGAGTACAGACTTCTGCATTTGTCGCAATGATTGGTGCTGCCGGTTTGGCTGTAGGTTTAGCCTTACAGGGATCTCTGACGAATTTTGCAGGTGGAATATTAATTTTACTATTAAAACCTTTTAAAATCGGAGATTTTATTTCTACCAATTCCGGAGTTTCAGGGACGGTAGATGCAATAGATATTTTTCATACAAAACTAATCACCCCGCAAAACCAACTCATCGTTATTCCAAACGGAGTAGTTTCAAATAATAGTATTACCAATTTTACCCAATTAGGAACAAGAAGAACATCATTGGATATTGGGGTTGCCTATGATGCAGATCTGAGACAGACCAAAGATGTTTTAATGAATGTTATTAAAAGTAATCAATATGCGCTCGAAACACCTGCGCCCCAAGTAGTGGTGACTCAGCTGGGAGATAGCGCTGTCAATTTATCCATAAGAGTGAGTGCTTCCACTGAAAACTTCTGGACAATGAATGAAGAATTAATCATCGGTTGTAAAGAAGCTCTCGATAAAGCAGGAATAGGAATTCCTTTTCCACAACGAGATATTCATGTTTATAATCAATAA
- a CDS encoding SDR family NAD(P)-dependent oxidoreductase produces MNQNTNKTVLILGANSDVAKQCIIQYTEKGFSVIAASRNTTSLDDFIDSNNLNRSLISVLYFDAADFDSHHEFYSSLSVKPHIVVYAAGFLVDNQKALTDFKGAKQMMEVNYMGGVSILSIMAMDKTNSNLERIIGLSSLSGVRGRKSNFVYGSTKAAFTQFLAGLRQELASRNIIVNALVIGYIRTKINEGLELNESLIMEPDYVAKFIVNAGNSFTIVPNFKWKIIYHILRLLPESLAAKLP; encoded by the coding sequence ATGAATCAAAACACAAATAAAACCGTTCTTATTCTTGGCGCTAATTCAGATGTAGCAAAACAATGTATAATACAATATACTGAAAAAGGATTTTCAGTCATTGCTGCTTCCCGAAATACAACATCTTTGGACGATTTTATTGATTCAAACAATCTGAACCGCTCACTAATTTCTGTTTTATATTTTGATGCCGCAGATTTTGATTCTCATCATGAATTTTATTCCAGTCTTTCTGTAAAACCTCATATTGTAGTGTATGCTGCAGGCTTTTTAGTAGACAATCAAAAAGCTTTGACTGATTTTAAAGGCGCCAAACAAATGATGGAAGTCAATTATATGGGTGGGGTGTCAATCCTGAGCATTATGGCAATGGATAAAACCAATTCAAACCTGGAAAGAATCATTGGACTCTCTTCACTTTCTGGAGTAAGAGGAAGAAAAAGTAATTTTGTGTATGGAAGCACAAAAGCCGCATTTACCCAGTTCTTGGCCGGATTAAGACAGGAATTAGCTTCCCGTAACATCATTGTCAATGCTTTGGTTATTGGTTATATCAGAACAAAGATTAATGAAGGATTGGAATTGAATGAATCCTTGATTATGGAACCGGATTATGTGGCCAAATTTATTGTTAATGCAGGAAACTCCTTTACCATTGTTCCAAATTTTAAATGGAAGATTATCTACCATATTCTTAGACTTTTACCGGAAAGCCTGGCCGCAAAATTACCTTAA